The proteins below are encoded in one region of Syngnathus acus chromosome 2, fSynAcu1.2, whole genome shotgun sequence:
- the si:dkey-151g10.3 gene encoding serine/threonine-protein kinase WNK3 isoform X3 — protein sequence MATDPGEPTGTEDSTEKPDGHREEDLEGTRRDTSGSSPAAVLPSQGWRRMAGEHEGAGQEGAVASVTPEMSSSTLPVDTGQKGQRREKRFFRKSVEICEEDEQEGLLEAPRSAPNLDLHSFDPVFSGVQQQGAVSCTALRQDPSRPGEQEPGKGGPPSSPSQKGKEREREQEEEAEMKAVATSPGGRFLKFDIELGRGAFKTVYKGLDTETWVEVAWCELQDRKLTKAEQQRFKEEAEMLKGLQHPNIVRFYDSWESALRGKKCIVLVTELMTSGTLKTYLKRFKVMKPKVLRSWCRQILKGLHFLHTRTPPIVHRDLKCDNIFITGPTGSVKIGDLGLATLMRTSFAKSVIGTPEFMAPEMYEEHYDESVDVYAFGMCMLEMATSEYPYSECQNAAQIYRKVTSGIKPASFEKVNDPEIKEIIEGCIRQNKSQRLSIRDLSNHAFFGEDTGVRVELAEEDTGTQDCLALRIWVDEPKKLKGKHKDNEAIEFSYDLENDSAEEVALEMVKSGFFHESDAKVVGKSIRDRVNLIKKSRERRQQQLLQQQQLLQQQKQQQGWEERRDSALTSATVSHQSSASRQGGGATGGGGQESDNLPEVDQHVVQGARLCLPGQSLAATTCDSCASGQSQSLSQPGDSLALSQPISTSVCDLATICTAALAAPPRLPVGEGLPSVPLGQSVSLTSVGPPVAQNFLRPSAVVQQVSPSRPQLYFQSQTFPSDAFQPAAPQTPLAPSQSYVPPIPPQVLPSSMPPGDLVVTIVPLAQQPRPEAPPAAQLADIIQQPPSQPTQAVLPTQLGLGGQTSGLQQSLQSEPQQPICVRPSLPPATELSALSLPPSGQHCQAVNERITVQSQQQVLRLDQHQTLIPLDQQQTQLEQQHLLDRQQAIIQQQHQVVPQQVLSHHHLGQQLNQQMENPQTRIQQEQAVPQQTQPRQREEPAALLQQQLVFQQQQQQQQQIQQQGLLQQPHEVVPQQHQTARLQQLQEQQERQAAVVQFQQTEKQEEPVVPLQSCIEQQQCEMLQACAPQLNSAQFPGQQAALLVQPGAYSTRVPLRLPLGPEVIRQLAGVVSPAVAARPAEASGAVPAQALCQQVPGPNPSHVALHYRSPPTTRAAQMLIDSRIVPVLVTSQGQAQIVIQAQNLVGAYPEPTTSTTNQMSAQPLQPAQSRPTHSQNADVQVVGLQSQTAAPLPATTIPAQIPREPQMPELPQQTPSQTLLPAQSQLPASLLTTQSGNYSTFPRDVINFTHRPVLRYQQVAGLNPLLDPSRVVTAAVNIPVVLAQQQPVGSAANPALIQSVSQTLCQAQLPVEPVPPPHQPCPLGQVCGDEVEPPARVADHHSHHSLGTSGTAGEVASTQKAPTQTCIPSQLPPARAPLVLRAVFPAVLSPSHPSPPPSSLPCPHPAPAAPEPPFPPAAQVVPPGQGDFLAAAAAAALDSLNCPAPKLPQASPQDSDISPLGVSQDCPPLSNTERPSSTGCLPANGEEALLLLANGKLEKGKGQRRASSLKPEKFPHQFQLSMLQVSGSGDNMVECQLETHSNKMVTFKFDMEGDAPEDIADYMVEEVFVLDVEKEKFVEELRAIVAKAQEILQRHSLTGSTERLQVSTPSAGSTSDSVPHSSPVGRWRFFINQTIRHRDSLSSQGAATTPPTGEARTLPPQKTDQENESSQILESSSSVSSPVSAPSTTIAPTWHAAAPESTSPTISGGFSATSADQRLGAAANSTAADPTSVPAAAAALVMPPASADVQADVTVSAADVEQMLQLEQQVQRQQVQQTQEVHQEQNSSTLQECQLQQVMPPSQPLTDQQHLNTQQTTYMPQQPLLCSHVAQATHIENPERGDTATTARTPPRQHPFPKQSSLQQSESEVSTGEMSLTDEAAAASLPPLRLGAGEATYLPLTLSPSPAQPSSVAESDSEGPPKIEFGDNRMKTLDEKLRNLLYQEHTGGAAAGGAASSLTSTSAASTSAGGDESSEPQPSSFAPPSSLRSSSSSTTTSSSSSTTTPDPENCAGVEGDSSEVLQSTEKGLIEPSTSIPPASFLPVKQDAPAGPQRPPVAGEPTILALAPHSDNSITGEALRPHRQQIPLRHGTQQHNAGVSLSDGGSGALSLQEAKEAAPPTQMRKGRFHVIPVPPSPPSRKASSRRGSADRKVGRFSVTKAETRDDSGQTDSSPVSPVQLRERRRSRVKEGEKDESRRTPAAGHHSRGHGHSHSPVDSSEDDDDGSELEDEDLRRELHKLREKHIKEVVSLQAQQNQELQELYRQLRSQKDQRQSLPACLSRSPALPATPPLLSPRRPRPAKIKLRPRPHSHMDNNGVTHAGLQQSSGFSGTEQSGGPSHRSSEHRPSLPAKRDQSPAKKSTFTLELHKLLDNWTKETVGQNTPKPSLNQIKHIRQVQELGGWTQTPEVAPPADWFPSVPLNPQAPSAATGLPAPARNTGGADLSISGTSQPQSHTPQVAHLQQQMSDQQAPLRQHVQTPPDVRLHQNQSQLPSRAASVPSAPPGDAPSADSGVAGGGAFCTCSSSSSSNCSSCLNAAVPSSAKKNHPTDSPGLHASSGTEIKPRLV from the exons GACCGCAAGCTGACCAAGGCGGAGCAGCAGCGCTTCAAGGAAGAGGCGGAAATGTTGAAGGGGCTCCAGCATCCCAACATTGTGCGCTTCTACGACTCGTGGGAGTCGGCGCTCCGTGGAAAGAAGTGCATCGTCCTCGTCACCGAGCTCATGACCTCGGGGACGCTCAAAAC GTACCTGAAGCGTTTCAAGGTGATGAAGCCCAAGGTGCTGCGGAGCTGGTGCCGGCAAATCCTGAAGGGCCTTCATTTCCTGCACACCAGGACCCCTCCCATCGTGCACAGGGATCTCAAATGTGACAACATCTTCATCACGGGCCCCACCGGTTCGGTCAAAATAGGCGACCTGGGACTCGCAACCCTCATGAGGACTTCTTTTGCCAAAAGCGTCATAG GAACCCCCGAGTTCATGGCTCCCGAGATGTACGAGGAGCATTACGACGAGTCCGTGGACGTCTACGCCTTTGGAATGTGCATGCTGGAGATGGCCACTTCCGAATATCCCTACTCCGAGTGCCAAAATGCCGCCCAGATTTATCGCAAAGTGACAAGC GGTATCAAACCGGCCAGCTTTGAGAAAGTCAACGACCCAGAGATCAAAGAGATTATCGAAGGTTGCATCCGTCAGAATAAAAGTCAGAG GCTGTCCATCCGAGACCTTTCGAACCACGCCTTCTTCGGTGAAGACACGGGGGTCCGCGTGGAGCTGGCAGAGGAAGACACGGGCACCCAGGACTGTTTGGCTCTACGGATTTGGGTCGACGAGCCCAAGAAACTGAAGGGCAAGCACAAAGATAACGAGGCCATCGAGTTTAGCTATGACCTGGAGAACGACAGCGCTGAGGAAGTGGCTCTGGAGATG GTCAAGTCGGGCTTCTTCCACGAGAGCGATGCCAAGGTGGTAGGCAAATCCATCCGGGACCGAGTCAATCTGATCAAGAAGTCTCGGGAGCGACGGCAGCAACAGCTGCTCCAGCAGCAACAGCTGCTCCAGCAGCAGAAGCAACAGCAGGGATGGGAAGAAAGACGCGACTCCGCTCTCACGTCCGCCACCGTCTCCCATCAATCCAGCGCATCACGACAAGGGGGCGGAGcaactggaggaggagggcaggAGTCGGACAACCTGCCTGAAGTGGACCAGCATGTTGTCCAAGGGGCAAGGCTGTGCCTGCCAG gGCAAAGTCTGGCGGCAACCACCTGCGACTCGTGTGCTAGCGGGCAGAGCCAGTCACTCTCTCAGCCGGGGGACTCGCTTGCGCTCTCCCAACCCATCTCCACGTCTGTATGCGATTTGGCCACAATC tGTACTGCGGCGCTGGCCGCTCCTCCGAGGCTCCCGGTGGGTGAGGGTCTTCCAAGCGTGCCGCTTGGCCAGAGCGTCAGTTTGACCAGCGTCGGCCCGCCCGTTGCTCAGAACTTTCTCCGGCCCTCCGCCGTGGTTCAGCAGGTATCGCCAAGTAGACCTCAGCTGTATTTTCAG TCGCAAACATTCCCATCAGATGCATTTCAACCCGCCGCCCCCCAAACGCCGCTGGCCCCCTCACAGTCCTACGTCCCCCCCATTCCCCCGCAAGTTCTCCCTTCATCCATGCCACCGGGTGATCTGGTGGTGACTATTGTTCCCCTCGCTCAGCAGCCCCGGCCCGAGGCCCCTCCCGCCGCGCAGCTCGCTGACATTATTCAGCAGCCGCCATCGCAGCCAACGCAAGCTGTCCTTCCAACGCAGCTCGGTCTCGGCGGCCAGACGTCGGGCCTTCAACAGAGCCTTCAAAGCGAGCCTCAGCAGCCCATCTGCGTACGGCCGAGCCTTCCCCCGGCCACGGAACTGTCAGCTTTGTCGTTGCCGCCGTCGGGGCAACATTGTCAAGCGGTCAATGAGCGGATCACCGTTCAATCACAGCAGCAAGTTTTAAGGCTGGACCAACATCAAACTTTGATCCCCCTTGATCAGCAGCAAACTCAACTGGAGCAGCAGCACTTATTGGATCGACAACAAGCTATTATTCAACAGCAGCATCAAGTCGTGCCGCAGCAAGTGCTTTCGCATCACCATTTAGGGCAACAGTTGAATCAACAGATGGAAAATCCCCAGACCAGAATCCAGCAAGAGCAAGCCGTGCCTCAGCAGACCCAGCCCAGGCAACGAGAAGAACCGGCAGCTCTCTTACAACAGCAGCTCGtcttccagcagcagcagcagcagcagcagcaaatccAGCAACAAGGTCTTCTGCAACAACCACACGAGGTGGTGCCTCAGCAACATCAAACGGCCAGACTGCAACAGCTTCAGGAGCAGCAAGAGCGCCAAGCCGCCGTGGTTCAATTCcagcaaacagaaaaacaagaagagcCCGTCGTTCCTCTTCAAAGTTGCATCGAGCAGCAACAATGTGAAATGCTTCAGGCATGCGCCCCTCAACTGAACAGCGCTCAGTTTCCGGGGCAACAAGCCGCACTGCTCGTGCAGCCGGGAGCGTATTCGACCCGCGTCCCGCTCAGACTTCCGCTCGGCCCCGAGGTCATTCGGCAGCTCGCCGGTGTCGTCTCGCCGGCCGTGGCCGCGCGGCCTGCCGAGGCGTCGGGCGCCGTCCCGGCTCAGGCGCTTTGCCAGCAAGTTCCCGGCCCGAACCCGAGCCACGTTGCGCTCCATTACAGGAGCCCGCCGACCACGCGAGCAGCTCAAATGCTGATAGACTCCCGCATTGTTCCTGTGCTCGTGACCTCCCAAGGGCAGGCGCAAATCGTCATCCAAGCCCAGAATCTTGTCGGCGCTTATCCTGAACCGACGACTTCCACCACCAACCAAATGTCGGCTCAGCCTTTGCAGCCTGCTCAGTCCCGACCGACGCACAGCCAGAACGCTGACGTTCAAGTCGTGGGCCTTCAAAGCCAGACCGCTGCCCCGCTTCCAGCGACGACAATTCCTGCTCAGATCCCGCGAGAGCCTCAAATGCCAGAGCTGCCGCAGCAAACTCCAAGCCAGACGCTTCTCCCGGCCCAAAGTCAGCTTCCGGCGAGCCTGTTGACCACTCAGTCGGGCAACTACTCGACGTTTCCGCGCGATGTGATCAATTTTACGCACCGGCCGGTGCTGCGCTATCAGCAGGTCGCCGGTCTCAATCCTCTGCTGGACCCTTCGCGCGTCGTTACAGCTGCGGTCAATATTCCGGTGGTCCTGGCCCAGCAGCAACCAGTAGGAAGTGCCGCAAACCCCGCCCTAATTCAGTCCGTCTCCCAGACGCTTTGTCAAGCCCAGTTGCCGGTCGAGCCCGTCCCGCCTCCACACCAGCCCTGTCCACTCGGTCAGGTTTGCGGGGATGAGGTCGAGCCGCCGGCACGTGTGGCCGATCATCATTCCCATCATTCATTGGGCACGAGCGGAACGGCGGGCGAGGTGGCTTCCACTCAGAAGGCGCCGACCCAGACGTGCATTCCATCGCAGTTGCCGCCCGCCCGAGCGCCTCTTGTTCTCCGCGCCGTCTTCCCCGCAGTCCTGAGCCCCTCTCACCCCTCGCCTCCCCCGTCGTCACTACCATGCCCTCATCCTGCTCCCGCTGCGCCAGAGCCGCCGTTTCCTCCGGCGGCCCAGGTGGTGCCACCGGGGCAAGGCGACTTTctcgctgctgccgctgccgctgctCTAGACTCGCTTAATTGCCCTGCCCCCAAACTGCCCCAAGCCTCGCCGCAAGACTCTGACATTTCCCCGCTGGGCGTTTCTCAG GATTGTCCGCCCCTGTCAAATACAGAACGCCCTTCCTCAACCGG GTGTCTGCCAGCAAACGGAGAAGAAGCTCTTTTGCTCTTGGCCAACGGCAAATTAGAAAAAGGAAAAGGCCAGAGGAGAGCGTCTTCGCTAAAACCCGAGAAGTTCCCGCATCAATTTCAGCTGAGTATGCTTCAG GTGTCAGGCAGTGGGGACAATATGGTGGAGTGCCAGTTGGAGACCCATAGTAACAAAATGGTGACCTTTAAATTTGATATGGAAGGAGATGCTCCGGAGGACATTGCGGATtacatg GTGGAGGAAGTCTTTGTACTGGATGTGGAAAAGGAGAAGTTTGTCGAAGAGCTCAGAGCCATCGTGGCAAAAGCACAGGAGATACTTCAAAGGCATTCACTT ACCGGGTCCACCGAGCGCTTACAAGTCAGCACGCCCAGCGCCGGCTCTACGT CCGACTCAGTGCCGCACTCGTCTCCGGTGGGACGCTGGCGTTTCTTCATCAACCAGACCATCCGCCACAGAGACTCTCTGTCGAGCCAGGGGGCTGCCACCACACCTCCTACCGGAGAAGCAAGAACACTCCCCCCGCAAAAAACGGACCAAG AAAACGAAAGCTCCCAGATTCTGGAGTCCTCCAGTAGCGTGTCTTCTCCTGTCTCAGCGCCGTCGACCACGATTGCACCCACTTGGCACGCCGCCGCACCTGAAAGCACCTCTCCGACTATTTCAGGTGGCTTCAGCGCAACCTCCGCCGACCAACGGCTCGGTGCGGCGGCCAATTCCACGGCAGCCGACCCGACTTCCgttcccgccgccgccgccgctctggTTATGCCTCCCGCGTCCGCCGACGTTCAGGCTGATGTCACAGTCAGCGCGGCTGACGTGGAGCAGATGCTTCAGCTTGAGCAACAGGTGCAACGTCAACAAGTGCAGCAGACGCAGGAAGTGCACCAAGAGCAGAATTCCAGTACGCTGCAAGAGTGTCAGCTCCAGCAAGTTATGCCTCCAAGTCAGCCCCTCACAGACCAGCAACATCTCAACACACAGCAGACCACGTACATGCCGCAGCAACCGTTGCTTTGTAGCCATGTGGCGCAGGCCACCCACATCGAAAACCCAGAGCGAGGGGACACGGCCACAACCGCCCGCACACCTCCCCGACAACACCCGTTTCCCAAACAGTCTTCTCTCCAGCAGTCCGAGTCGGAGGTGTCGACTGGAGAGATGAGCTTGACGGatgaggcggcggcggcgtcttTGCCGCCGCTTCGTTTGGGAGCCGGCGAAGCCACCTATCTGCCGCTCACGCTCAGCCCGTCCCCCGCGCAGCCTTCCTCGGTGGCCGAGTCGGACAGCGAAGGTCCCCCGAAAATCGAATTTGGGGACAATCGTATGAAGACGCTGGATGAAAAGCTGAGGAACCTGTTGTATCAGGAGCACACTGGCGGCGCGGCGGCCGGCGGGGCAGCGTCCTCGCTGACGTCAACGTCGGCGGCCTCCACATCTGCGGGTGGAGATGAGTCATCGGAGCCACAGCCGTCGTCTTTCGCGCCTCCTTCATCTCTGcgctcctcgtcctcctccaccaccacctcctcctccagctccaccaCCACTCCTGACCCGGAAAACTGTGCAGGAGTTGAGGGAGACTCCTCCGAAGTTCTTCAGTCAACAGAGAAAGGCCTGATAGAGCCTTCCACTTCCATCCCCCCAGCATCTTTCCTCCCTGTCAAACAGGATGCGCCCGCTGGGCCACAGCGTCCTCCTGTAGCAGGAGAACCGACTATCCTA GCTTTGGCCCCACATTCCGACAACAGCATCACTGGAGAAGCCTTGCGGCCCCACCGCCAGCAGATCCCCCTCCGGCACGGAACGCAGCAGCATAATGCAGGAG TCTCGTTATCCGACGGAGGGTCCGGCGCTCTGTCGCTCCAAGAGGCGAAGGAGGCGGCACCACCGACTCAGATGCGCAAAGGACGATTCCAT GTGATCCCGGTTCCTCCGTCCCCACCGTCCAGGAAGGCGTCCTCAAGGCGTGGCAGCGCCGACAGAAAAGTGGGCCGCTTCTCTGTGACAAAGGCCGAGACGCGGGATGACTCGGGCCAGACGGACAGCTCCCCGGTGTCTCCTGTCCAGCTCAGGGAGAGGAGGAGATCTCGGGTGAAGGAGGGCGAGAAAGATGAGAGTCGAAGGACGCCGGCCGCAGGCCACCATTCTCGAGGGCACGGGCATAGCCACTCCCCCGTCGATAGCAGCGAGGATGACGACGACGGGAGTGAGTTGGAGGATGAAGATCTGAGAAGAGAACTGCACAAGCTGAGGGAGAA GCACATCAAAGAAGTGGTGTCGCTTCAGGCCCAGCAGAACCAAGAGCTGCAAGAACTGTACAGACAGCTTCGCTCCCAAAAAGACCAAAGGCAAAGTCTTCCCGCTTGCTTGTCTCGAAGCCCCGCCCTTCCCGCAACGCCGCCCCTCCTCTCCCCTCGTCGACCCAGGCCGGCCAAAATCAAACTGCGACCCCGACCTCACTCTCACATggataacaacggagtcacaCATGCCG GACTCCAGCAGTCGAGCGGCTTTTCGGGTACGGAACAAAGCGGAGGGCCTTCTCATCGCAGCTCAGAGCATCGGCCCTCGCTGCCTGCCAAAAGAG ATCAAAGCCCTGCCAAGAAGAGCACCTTCACGCTGGAATTGCACAAGTTGCTTGACAACTGGACAAAGGAGACGGTGGGCCAGAACACGCCCAAACCGTCCCTCAATCAGATCAAGCACATTCGGCAGGTGCAGGAGCTGGGAGGCTGGACCCAGACACCTGAG GTGGCTCCTCCAGCAGATTGGTTTCCGTCGGTCCCACTGAACCCGCAGGCGCCCTCGGCTGCTACCGGCTTGCCCGCCCCTGCCCGGAACACTGGCGGAGCTGACCTGTCCATCTCTGGCACGTCCCAGCCGCAATCGCACACGCCCCAAGTAGCACACCTCCAGCAGCAGATGAGCGATCAGCAGGCCCCGCTGCGTCAGCACGTCCAGACGCCGCCCGACGTCCGGCTGCATCAAAACCAATCTCAGCTGCCTTCCCGCGCCGCCTCGGTCCCGTCTGCGCCACCTGGCGACGCGCCCTCTGCGGACAGCGGCGTCGCTGGCGGGGGGGCATTTTGCACTtgttcctcctcatcttcaagCAACTGCTCCTCCTGTCTGAACGCTGCTGTACCTTCCAGTGCCAAAAAGAATCACCCCACTGACAGCCCCGGCCTCCACGCCTCCTCTGGAACTGAAATAAAACCAAGGTTGGtgtga